GTTTTATCCCTTTCAAAGCATAACTGAAACTTAAAAGCAACCTTTTCATCTGGATAGTTTTTGCTGCAAATGTAGCGATTTCAATACGATATTGTGTTTTTTATATTGATTTTTTCAAGAAAAAAGTCCAAAAATCTAAGTGTTTTCGGACTTTCTTTATAAGATATATTAGTTTATTTTCTTCTAAAAAGTTTTTGAAATATATTTATTCAGCGCCCAAATATACGCATTTCTCACTTCAGTCGTGCCAAATGCTTCAATAGTATCTTGCACTATTTTCCATACTCCGTCCGAAGAATTCTCGCTTGGAATACAAAAATAAAGGATGTAGGTTCTGCCTTTCGAAACTCTAACATATTCCACCAATATTGCAGCTACCTCATTGGTTTCTTCGCGTATAAACTTTTTAAAATTAAAAATTCTATCTACTGAATTCAATGAATAAATTACCGTATTAATGTCCTCCAATTTATATCCTTCTTTGATGGGAAGGTACGATTTATACTCTTTTGTAATGTAATTATATTCTTCTATGGTAGTTTGAGCTTTAGCAAAACCAATGCTCAAAATAAATATCAATGAAAATAAAATGGCTTTTTTCATAAATTCCCAATTTTTATTAAACTCATCGCAAATATAATTCATTTTATTCATTTTCAGTACTCTTTCACAAAAAAGTCCCGAAAACCTTTCGATTTTCGGGACTTTCCTGCTCTCCCTCTTGGACTTGAACCAAGGACCCTCTGATTAACAGTCAGATGCTCTAACCGACTGAGCTAAGGAAGAATTTCCACACTTTTTCAAATGCGGATGCAAAGATAATGGTTATTTTCAGAATTTGCAATATCTTTGCAAAAAAAATTGCACTAAAATTAATATGAAAAAAATTCTCGGCATTGGTAATGCGCTGACTGACATCCTTTTTCGCACTAAAAACGATGAAATTTTAACCCAACTGCAACTAAAAAAAGGAAGTATGCAATTGGTGGATGATGTGAAATCAAAAAAAATTATCTCCCTTTTTAAGGAACAATTACCCGTAATGGCAACAGGTGGTTCCGCCTCAAATGCTATAAACGGAGCTACAAAGTTAGGAAACAACGGTGGATTTATCGGAAAAATCGGTAATGATGAAATCGGTAAATTTTTTGCCCAAAACAGTTTGGAAAACGGTGTAGAACCTTTTTTGAAAATCAGTGAAACTTCTTCAGGCAATTGTACTGTTATTGTTTCTGCCGATGGAGAACGCACATTATGCACCTTTCTTGGCGCTGCAAGCGAACTTTTAGCGGAAGATTTAGACTCTACTATCTTTTTCGAATATGACATTTTTCACATAGAGGGATATTTAGTGCAAAATCACGAATTAATCCGTACTGCTTTAAAAATGGCAAAAAAAGCGGACATGCTTGTTTCCATTGATTTAGCAAGTTTTAATACTGTAGAAGAAAACAGAGATTTTCTATACGAGATGATTGATAAATACGTGGACATTACATTTGCTAACGAAGATGAAGCGACAGCTTTTTCACAATCTACACCGGAAGACGCTTTGCGTAAAATCGGTGAGTTGTGCGATATTGCAGTGGTAAAATTAGGAAGAAACGGTTCTTTGGTGAAAAAAGCGGGGGAAATATATAAAATTGATGCTTATCAAGTGGATTGTGTGGATAGTACCGGAGCCGGCGACATGTATGCAGCAGGATTTTTGCACGGACTTTCAAAAAATTATCCTTTAGATGTTTGTGGAAAAATCGGTTCGTTGGTTTCAGCCAAAGTAGTGGAAGTAATGGGAGCAAAACTCACGGAAAGTGTTTGGATGGAGATTTATCGGGAGATAGAAAATATTTTAAAAGAAAAACAATAAAAAACTAAAAATTTCAGCTTTTTATTTTATCGCTTCCAACTCTACCGTAAAATGTCTCATAATGGGATTTTCACAGGTAATTTTATAACCGTGTCTAATTGTTTCCCGTTTATCATATACATTTTTCAACGCAGCGGCAATTACATCCATGTGATTATTGGTGTATGTTCTGCGAGGAATTGCCAAACGTAATAATTCCAAGTCGGGATAACGATTTTCACGCGTTACAGGATCGCGATCGGCAAGAATTGCTCCAATTTCCACACCGCGAATTCCCGCTTCCAAATACAATTCCACAGCCAGTGTTTGCGCTATAAATTCTTCTTTCGGAACGTGTGTGAGTACTTTTTTTGCATCCACAAAAATGGCGTGTCCACCGGCAGGACGTTGATAAGGAATGCCGTATTCATCTAACTTTTTTCCTAAATATTCTACTTGTTTAATGCGTGTTTCGAGATAATCAAATTCGGTTCCTTCGTCCAAACCTTGTGCTAATGCATTCATATCGCGGCCTGACATTCCTCCATAGGTAATAAAACCTTCGTTCATAATGCAAAACATCTGGCATTTTTTCCAAAGTTCTTCCGATTTCATTGCCAAAAATCCACCCATATTTACAATTGCATCTTTTTTGGAAGACATTGTCATTATATCTGCGTAAAAAAATATTTCTCTTACAATTTCTTTGATGGATTTATTTCCGTACCCTTTTTCGCGTGTTTTTATAAAATAGGCATTTTCAGCAAAGCGAGCAGAATCTATTAATAATAAAACTCCATATTTTTTGCATAATGCCGAAACTTCTTTTATGTTTTCCATCGAAACAGGTTGTCCTCCGGCAGTATTGTTTGTTACAGTTAAAATAACTGCCGGAATTTTTTCTTTCGGATATTTTTTTAATACATCTTCCAATTTATTTAAATCAACATTTCCTTTGAAAGGAATTTCAAGTTGCGTGTCTTTCGCTTCATCGATGGTGCAATCTACAGCTGTTGCCTTTCGGAATTCAATGTGACCTTTGGTAGTATCGAAATGTGAATTTCCGGGAAGAATGTCGCCTTCTTTGATAATAGTAGAAAAAAGCACATTTTCAGCAGCGCGACCTTGATGTGTGGGCAAAAAATAATCAAAACCGAGAATATTTTTTATGGCATCCTTCATCATATAATACGATCGAGCTCCGGCGTAACTTTCGTCGCCCAACATTACAGCGCTCCATTGTTTATCGCTCATAGCGCCTGTTCCGCTATCGGTAAGCAAATCTATAAAAACCTGTTCGCTCTTCAATCCGAAAAGATTGTATTTCACGTCTTTAATCCATTTCTCACGTTCTTCGCGCGTGCTTCTGCGAATGCTTTCAACCATTTTTATCTTGTATGATTCGGCAAAAGGAAGTTCCATAAAATTTTAGTTACAAATTATAAGTTTACACCAACGATTTTTCGGTAAAAAAACTTTCCGTGTTGTTTTTTGTATTTTTTCTGAATAACAATGCAAATATATGGATTTTATAACGAAGAAAAATGTTTTCGAGCGAAAAAAATGAAATAATAAAATTCATTTACTGGATAAAAATGATTCTCAAGAAGTTAAAAAAGTCTTTATAATGTTTCCTTATTTGGCTTTGGGAATTATTTTTTTTATTTTTGTAAGAATAGAAGGCTATTACAAAAGCAAATTAACATAAAAAACTAAAATGATTTTTAAAACATTCACACAAAAACAAAAGCCAACCGCTGAAGAAAAATCAGATATTATTCAATTTTTGCACCAACATCTTGAAAATTTTGGTGATCCGATAAACGATATTGAAAAGTGTATTGATTATACATTAAAAGAATATGAATCTTTTGGCGGTTTTATAATTTCAGCATACGAAAAAGATGAAATAGTAGGCGTGGTAGTTATAAATAAAACCGGAATGAAAGATTATATTCCTGAAAATATTTTGGTATATATTGCCACACATAAATCATACAGAGGAAAAGGCATTGGTAAAGAATTAATGCTCAAAGCCATTGATTTTGCCGATGGAAATATCGCTTTGCATGTAGAGCCGAATAATCCGGCTGTCAAACTATATGAAAAACTCGGCTTTACAAGTAAGTATCTTGAGATGCGATTAATCAAAAAATAAAAAAATGGCGTATATCACCTTTGATATTGATAAACTCCGGTATAATTATAATTATTTGGATAAACTTTTCAATAAAGGGAAAATAGAATGGTCGGTTGTAACAAAATTACTTTGCGGAAATAAAGATTATTTAAATGAATTATACAAGATGGGAGTACAACAAATGTGTGATTCCCGAATTTCTAATTTAAAATCCATAAAAAGTATTCATTCCGATATTACCACCATTTATATAAGACCACCCGCCAATTACAATGTAAGTAATGTAGTAAAATATGCCGATATTAGTTTAAATACCGAAGAAAAGACCATCCGGTTACTTTCAGAAGAAGCCCAGAGACAAAACAAAATTCACAAAATAATCATTATGATGGAACTTGGAGAATTGCGTGAAGGTGTGTTGGGAGAGAAATTGATAGAGATGTATGAAAAAGTTTACTCGCTAAAAAATATCGAAATTATCGGGTTAGGAGTAAATTTATCTTGTTTATACGGAATTCTTCCCAGCAAAGAAAAACTAATTCAGTTAATTCATTATCAAAAACTTATAAAAAAGAACTTTAAAAAGAAACTCAAATATTTATCCGGAGGCACTTCCGTAACCATTCATTTAATTTGGGATAAAACACTTCCTAAAGGAATTAATCATTTTAGAGTAGGTGAAACTTTGTTTTTTGGAACAGATGTATATGAGAGCAAGGAAGCTGATTTTTTACAACACAATCTATTTAAATTATACGCCCAGATTATTGAAATATCTGAAAAACCAATGCAGCCCGAAGGAGAATTCGGAACAAATTTGGAGGGAAAAACTTTTGAATTAGATGAAACACTGTTTGGAATTACAAGTAAGAGAGCATTAGTGGATGTAGGATTACTTGATGTGGCTGCCGAACATATTATTCCTGTGGATGAGAACATCTCCATTGTAGGAGCCACTTCCGATATCCTTGTTTTAGACCTTGGAAACAACTCCCAAAGTTATAAAGTAGGTGATTTTATTGAATTCAAACTAAATTATTACAGTACGCTTAAATTACTAAACTCCAAATATATAGAAAAAAGGATAGTTAGCAATTTATAAAGCTTCTTTCATCTCATCATTTGAAAGAATATATGCCTTTCTTATTCTACTTTCAAAGTTTTGTTGTAATTTTGAAAACCGTTATCATTAAATATAAATACGAATAAAATTGATACTCTTCAATGAAATTTCTTTATCCCTTATATTTCATCTATCAATGGCTTATCGCAATTCCATTGGCAATTTTATCTACACTGTTCACAACGGTGAGTATCATCATTTTCTCTCCGTTATTTCCTAACAGTAAATTTACATATTACATTACCTTAATGTGGGGAAAATTTTGTTGTTATGTTTTCTTTATCAATGTAAAATGTAGCGGTTTTGAACATCTTGACCCAAAACAATCGTATGTTTTCGCCGTAAACCATCAAAGTATGTTCGATATTTTAGCGGTTTATGGTTGGATTCCTTTTATTTTCAAATGGATTATGAAAGCAGAACTTCGTAAGGTTCCATTTATAGGAGCTGCGTCTGCTTCTGGAGGACATATTTTTATAGACCGAAGTAACCCAATTGCAGCAAAACATAGTTTGGAAAAAGCCGCCGAACAACTTAAACACGGAATTTCAGTAGTGATTTTCCCGGAAGGAACACGTACAAAAACAGGTAAATTGGGGAAATTTAAACGCGGCGCTTTTCTTTTGGCTTTGGAACTTAAACTGCCCATTGTCCCCGTTACGCTTTCAGGAAGTTTTGAACGTCTTCCTATTCATCACGTTTTGGTAAAACCCGGCACAATAAAAATGATCGTTCATCCTCCGGTGGATGTTTCAAAATACACTATGGAACAATCTTCGGAATTATTAAGAACAACGCAGGAAATTATCAGAAGCGGGTTATAAAAAACAAAATAAGGGAACATTTTCAAGTGTTCCCTTATTTTTTAGTTTATCAGAAATCGTTTTTTATTCTTCCAAAAAATTCGGATACATATAATTTGTAGGCGGAACAAATGTTTCTTTGATGCATTGTGGTGAAACCCAGCGCAGCAAATTGAAAAGGGAACCGGCTTTATCGTTTGTTCCCGAACCGCGTCCGCCTCCAAAAGGCTGTTGGTCAACAACCGCGCCGGTAGGTTTATCATTGATATAGAAATTGCCAGCCGTGTGTGTCAATCGTTTGGTAAGATATTCAATTACGACTCTATCTGCAGAGAAAATCGCGCCTGTCAATGCATAATCGGTAGAATTATTGAGCAAATCCAATGTTTCTTCCATTTTATCCGGTTCATATACATACACAGTAAGAATAGGTCCGAAAAGTTCTTCGCGCATAGTGATGTAATTCGGTTTCTTTGCTAAAATTACGGTAGGTTCAATAAAATAACCTTTCGATTTATCGTGTTTTCCACCTAAAACCACTTCGGCGTCCGGTGATTTTTTTGCATCATCAATATAATTTGCAAGTTTATCGAATGAATCTTCGTCAATTACTGCGTTCACAAAATTGGTGAAATCCATCACATCCCCCATTTTTATTTCTTTCAAATCTTCCGCCATCTGTTTTTTTACATTTTCCCAAATATTGGATGGAATATACGCTCTGGATGCTGCGGAACATTTCTGCCCTTGATATTCGAATGCGCCACGCACAAGCGCTGTCGCCACTTGTTTTGCATCTGCGGTATGATGAGCAAAAACATAATCTTTTCCTCCGGTTTCGCCCACAATGCGTGGATATGAACGGTATTTTGAAATATTATTGGCAATGGTTTTCCACATTCCGTTAAAAACTCCTGTAGAACCTGTGAAATGCAATCCTGCAAAATCTCTGTGATTGAAAATGACATCTGCGGCTTCTCTACCGTCGCAAAAAACAAGATTGATTACGCCGTCAGGCAGTCCCGATTCTTTCAATACTTTCATAATCAGCGAGGCTGAATAAACCGCCGTTTTTGATGGTTTCCAAACAACCGTGTTCCCCATTAAAGCAGGAGCTCCGCCCAAATTTGCGGCAATGGAAGTAAAATTAAATGGAGTTAAAGCAAAAATAAATCCTTCTAACGGACGCCACACCATTCTATCCCAAATTCCTGCGGAAGAGTTTGGTTGCATCGCGTAAAGTTCGTGCATGTTTTTCACATTAAAACGGTAAAAATCAATCAATTCACACACAGCGTCAATTTCAGACTGAAACGCATTTTTTGATTGATTCAGCATGGTTGCAGCATTAAATTCATATCGATACGGACCGGCAATTAATTCTGCGGCTTTAAGAAAAATAGCCGCGCGACTTTCCCAGCTCATTGCTTCCCAGTCGGGTTTGGCTTTCAATGCTGCGTCAATTGCCATTTGTACGTGCGTTTTATCACCTTGATGATAATGTCCCAACAAATGCGNGTGATTGTGAGGAGGACGAATATCTAACTTTTTTCCGGTTCTGATTTCTTTCCCGCCAATGATCATTGGAATGTCCAAGCCGCCTTTATTCAGTTCGGTAAGTTTTTCTTTTAATNACAAATTGTATTTTTTCTGAATTTTTATAAGATATTGCAAATCTACAAAAATTCTTTGAATACACTATATTTTTGATGAAAAACAGCATTATTTTGGCTCATCAAAAAATAATTTAGTTAAATAATCTTAAAATNNAATCTTNCGNAAAGTTTTATTCGTCTAATTTTCAACTTATTAACAAATATGCAAANCAAAATATTGTTTTTTGCAAACTACTATGTATTGCATAGTATTTTATAAAGTTATATTTTTGCCTCATCAAACATAAAAAAATTCAAAATTATGGAAAACAAGTATGAAAATTTAGAAAAATTAAACGACCTTTATAAAAAAGGTGCGATAACAGAAAGTGAGTACAATGCTGAAAAAGAAAAAATACTGAACAGAGGNAATATCGCTGTATCAACAAATGACGACAACAAATACAGCATGCTAATGCACTTATCTCAATTCTCCAACATAATAATACCGGGAGCCGGATTAATTGTTCCTATCATTATGTGGTTCTCACGTAAAGAAAAAGAATTTATTGATATAAACGGAAAAATCATTTTGAATTGGAACATCAGTTTATTAATCTACTTTGTATTGGGAATTATAATAGCGGTTTTTTCCGGAATCATTTCTGTTCCTATTACCGACAGAACCGATAATCCTATCCCTGTTTTAAGTTGGGTTTTTGGTACTATTGTTTTTCCTTTGGTGTTTTTTGGAATAGTCGATTTTATTTTTACTATTGTAGGAGCATTAAAAGCAAGCAAAGGCGAAGTTTGGAATTATCCGTTAAGTATCAGGTTTTTTAAAACAAAATAGCTATTCGCCAAAACTGCTGTGAATGGTGAAAAATAAAGGACAAAGTCCAAACCTGTTTGCTGCAGGCAGGTAACATACAAAGTGTAAATAACAAAACAAATTATGATAAATCTTAAGAACATCCACAAAACTTATTACACCGAAGCTACTTCATTACACGTATTAAAAGGAATAGACCTCACAATTGATAAAGGCGAGTTTGTATCCATTATGGGAGCATCCGGTTCGGGAAAATCAACACTTTTAAATATTATAGGCATTTTAGACAGCTATGATAAAGGCGATTATTCTCTGAACGGAACTTTAATAAAAGATCTTTCAGAAAAACAAGCAGCTTTTTATCGAAACGAAATGATTGGATTTGTATTTCAATCTTTCAATTTGATAAATTTTAAAAACGCAATGGAAAATGTGGCATTACCGCTTTATTACAAAAACATCAGCAGGAAAAAACGAAATGTGATAGCAATGGAATATTTGGATAAAATGGGACTAAAAGACTGGGCGACGCATTATCCAAACGAAATGTCGGGCGGACAAAAGCAACGTGTAGCCATTGCGCGCGCTTTAATATCAAACCCGAAAGTAATTCTTGCCGACGAACCCACAGGAGCTTTGGACAGTAAAACCACTCAAGAAGTAATGGAAGTGTTGAGGCAAGTCAATGCGGAAGGAATTACGACCATTATCGTTACACACGAAAAATCGGTAACCGACGTAACTAAACGCGTTATACATATCAAAGACGGTTTAATTGAAAACGTATAATACAAATGAACACCATCAATGAAATAATTGCAACATTAAGCCATAACAAGCTCCGTACGTTTTTGACCGGACTTTCTGTTTCGTGGGGTATTTTCATTTTAATTATTTTGATGAGCGCCGGAAACGGATTAAAAAACGGAGTAACGAGCAATTTTAGCAGTAGAGCTACAAATACCGTTCAAATGTGGCCCGGAGTAACTTCTATTCCTTATAAAGGATTGAAAAGTGGCCGGAATATGAATTTAACAGAGAAAGAATCGGACGCTTTAAACAAACTTCCTGAAACCGGCGAAAAAACAAACGTTGTGGAAACCAATGTTACTATTTCTTTTGGAAGTGAATCCGGTTCCTATCAATTAAAAGGCGTTGATCCTACTTACAATGATATTTTTAAATTGGAAATCAATTCAGGAAATGGACGATTTATTAATACAATGGATTTGAAAAGCAACAGCAAAGTTATTGTGCTGGATAGAAAAATAGTGGAAACGCTTTTCAAAGGAAAAAATGCACTTGGGGAATATGTAAAAGTAGGCGATATTATGTTCAAGATTGTGGGAATCAATACTAAAAAAGAAAGATTTGATGGCTCGCAAGCATATATTCCTTTTTCCACCGCTCAAATGATATACAAACCCGACAAAAAATTAAGCACCATCGCTTTAACTGTGAACGGATTGGAAACAAAAGATGAGAACGATAAATTCAATGATAAATTAAAATCTACCGTTTCGCCTACTATGATGTTCGACCCGAAAGATGAAAAAGCGCTTTGGATTTGGAATTCACAACGCGATTACATTGAAACAATGAAAATTTTTAACGGCATCAGCATTTTTGTAACCATTGTGGGAATTTTAACATTAATTGCGGGAATTGTAGGTGTAAGCAATATTATGCTTGTATCCGTAAAAGAACGCACACGTGAATTTGGAATTCGTAAAGCTATTGGGGCTACACCGGGTTCTATTCTTCGCTCTATAATTGTTGAATCAATACTTATTACAGCTATTTTTGGATATTTGGGAATGATGGCGGGAATCTCTCTTTCTGAAATTGTAAATTTTATTATGGAAAAAGGAGCTGCCGCAGCAGCCAATAGCGACGGACCTCAAATGAGTGTTTTCAAAAATCCAACCGTAGATTTGAAATACGTTTTCTTTGCCACTCTGATTTTAATTATTGCCGGAGTAATTGCGGGTTATATGCCTGCACGCAGAGCGGTGAGAATTAAACCCATAGAAGCAATGCGGGAAGAATAGTTTACAGTTTATAGTTAAAAATATAATTGATGAAGAATTACGATATAAATAATAAAAGTCGAAATAAAAAATCTGTAAAGGATTTTTTAGGGGGATTATCAATCTTTGACTTAGACCGTTGGCAGGAAATTTGGCAAGCTATAACACACAATAAATTTCGTAGTGTTTTAACCGGATTTGGAGTTTTCTGGGGAATGTTTATGCTTGTTGTAATGGTAGGCGCCGGCATTGCACTTCAACGCGGTATGCAGCAAAATATTGAAGGTTTTGCAACTAATTCTTGTTTTGCAAGCGATGGAGTTACTTCTGAACCCTATAAAGGTTTCAAAAAGGGAAGATACTGGAACATTGTAAATGAAGACCTCGATGTATTGAGAAACAAAATTCCTGAAATGCAATATTTATCGCCGGTTTTATTTGGCGGACGTTCCGGGAATGGAAACAATACCGTTCGTGGCGAAAAAAGTGGTTCATTCAATTCAAAAGGTGTTTTGGCAAACTATAACGAAATTGACAGATGTAAATTGATTTACGGCAGATACATAAATGATATTGACAATGAAGGGAAAAGAAAGGTTTGTGTTATTGGCGAGCGTGTTTACGAAGTTTTATTTAATAAAGGAGAAAATCCTGTAGGAAAATACATTAAATTGAATGGTATTTACTTTCAAGTAATAGGAGTTGCACAAAAATTAGCACAAATAAATATTGGAGGAAATACGGAAGAAACTGTTGTACTGCCTCTTTCAACGATGCAGCAAGTGTTTAACCAGGGAAATAAAGTGCATTTTTTGGCTATAACAGCTCAACCGGGAATAAAAGTGAGCGTGGTGGAAAAAAGGGTGCAGGAAGAACTTAAAAAACTCCACAACATCGCTCCAAATGATAAAACGGGAGTTTGGACAATGAACATTGAAGACCAATTTACAATGTTTTTGTATTTAGGAATCGGTATTGCATCACTGATTTGGATTGTGGGATTGGGAACATTAACAGCCGGCGGAATTGGCGTGAGCAATATTATGCTTGTAACCGTAAAAGAACGCACCAAAGAAATAGGTATTAAGCGTGCCTTAGGAGCTACACCACGCAATATTATCACACAAATAATGACCGAAAGCGTAATTCTTACATTGATTGCCGGTGTAAGCGGATTAATGTTTGGAGTTGGGATTTTAACTGTTGTAGGAATTTTACTTAATAACGGCGATG
The genomic region above belongs to uncultured Paludibacter sp. and contains:
- the yknY gene encoding Uncharacterized ABC transporter ATP-binding protein YknY — translated: MINLKNIHKTYYTEATSLHVLKGIDLTIDKGEFVSIMGASGSGKSTLLNIIGILDSYDKGDYSLNGTLIKDLSEKQAAFYRNEMIGFVFQSFNLINFKNAMENVALPLYYKNISRKKRNVIAMEYLDKMGLKDWATHYPNEMSGGQKQRVAIARALISNPKVILADEPTGALDSKTTQEVMEVLRQVNAEGITTIIVTHEKSVTDVTKRVIHIKDGLIENV
- a CDS encoding Phospholipid/glycerol acyltransferase, coding for MKFLYPLYFIYQWLIAIPLAILSTLFTTVSIIIFSPLFPNSKFTYYITLMWGKFCCYVFFINVKCSGFEHLDPKQSYVFAVNHQSMFDILAVYGWIPFIFKWIMKAELRKVPFIGAASASGGHIFIDRSNPIAAKHSLEKAAEQLKHGISVVIFPEGTRTKTGKLGKFKRGAFLLALELKLPIVPVTLSGSFERLPIHHVLVKPGTIKMIVHPPVDVSKYTMEQSSELLRTTQEIIRSGL
- a CDS encoding conserved membrane hypothetical protein (Evidence 4 : Unknown function but conserved in other organisms); this encodes MNTINEIIATLSHNKLRTFLTGLSVSWGIFILIILMSAGNGLKNGVTSNFSSRATNTVQMWPGVTSIPYKGLKSGRNMNLTEKESDALNKLPETGEKTNVVETNVTISFGSESGSYQLKGVDPTYNDIFKLEINSGNGRFINTMDLKSNSKVIVLDRKIVETLFKGKNALGEYVKVGDIMFKIVGINTKKERFDGSQAYIPFSTAQMIYKPDKKLSTIALTVNGLETKDENDKFNDKLKSTVSPTMMFDPKDEKALWIWNSQRDYIETMKIFNGISIFVTIVGILTLIAGIVGVSNIMLVSVKERTREFGIRKAIGATPGSILRSIIVESILITAIFGYLGMMAGISLSEIVNFIMEKGAAAAANSDGPQMSVFKNPTVDLKYVFFATLILIIAGVIAGYMPARRAVRIKPIEAMREE
- a CDS encoding PfkB domain protein, producing the protein MKKILGIGNALTDILFRTKNDEILTQLQLKKGSMQLVDDVKSKKIISLFKEQLPVMATGGSASNAINGATKLGNNGGFIGKIGNDEIGKFFAQNSLENGVEPFLKISETSSGNCTVIVSADGERTLCTFLGAASELLAEDLDSTIFFEYDIFHIEGYLVQNHELIRTALKMAKKADMLVSIDLASFNTVEENRDFLYEMIDKYVDITFANEDEATAFSQSTPEDALRKIGELCDIAVVKLGRNGSLVKKAGEIYKIDAYQVDCVDSTGAGDMYAAGFLHGLSKNYPLDVCGKIGSLVSAKVVEVMGAKLTESVWMEIYREIENILKEKQ
- a CDS encoding conserved membrane hypothetical protein (Evidence 4 : Unknown function but conserved in other organisms), which encodes MENKYENLEKLNDLYKKGAITESEYNAEKEKILNRGNIAVSTNDDNKYSMLMHLSQFSNIIIPGAGLIVPIIMWFSRKEKEFIDINGKIILNWNISLLIYFVLGIIIAVFSGIISVPITDRTDNPIPVLSWVFGTIVFPLVFFGIVDFIFTIVGALKASKGEVWNYPLSIRFFKTK
- a CDS encoding Amino acid racemase, with protein sequence MAYITFDIDKLRYNYNYLDKLFNKGKIEWSVVTKLLCGNKDYLNELYKMGVQQMCDSRISNLKSIKSIHSDITTIYIRPPANYNVSNVVKYADISLNTEEKTIRLLSEEAQRQNKIHKIIIMMELGELREGVLGEKLIEMYEKVYSLKNIEIIGLGVNLSCLYGILPSKEKLIQLIHYQKLIKKNFKKKLKYLSGGTSVTIHLIWDKTLPKGINHFRVGETLFFGTDVYESKEADFLQHNLFKLYAQIIEISEKPMQPEGEFGTNLEGKTFELDETLFGITSKRALVDVGLLDVAAEHIIPVDENISIVGATSDILVLDLGNNSQSYKVGDFIEFKLNYYSTLKLLNSKYIEKRIVSNL
- a CDS encoding Delta-1-pyrroline-5-carboxylate dehydrogenase, which produces MXLKEKLTELNKGGLDIPMIIGGKEIRTGKKLDIRPPHNHXHLLGHYHQGDKTHVQMAIDAALKAKPDWEAMSWESRAAIFLKAAELIAGPYRYEFNAATMLNQSKNAFQSEIDAVCELIDFYRFNVKNMHELYAMQPNSSAGIWDRMVWRPLEGFIFALTPFNFTSIAANLGGAPALMGNTVVWKPSKTAVYSASLIMKVLKESGLPDGVINLVFCDGREAADVIFNHRDFAGLHFTGSTGVFNGMWKTIANNISKYRSYPRIVGETGGKDYVFAHHTADAKQVATALVRGAFEYQGQKCSAASRAYIPSNIWENVKKQMAEDLKEIKMGDVMDFTNFVNAVIDEDSFDKLANYIDDAKKSPDAEVVLGGKHDKSKGYFIEPTVILAKKPNYITMREELFGPILTVYVYEPDKMEETLDLLNNSTDYALTGAIFSADRVVIEYLTKRLTHTAGNFYINDKPTGAVVDQQPFGGGRGSGTNDKAGSLFNLLRWVSPQCIKETFVPPTNYMYPNFLEE
- the tnaA gene encoding Tryptophanase, which translates into the protein MELPFAESYKIKMVESIRRSTREEREKWIKDVKYNLFGLKSEQVFIDLLTDSGTGAMSDKQWSAVMLGDESYAGARSYYMMKDAIKNILGFDYFLPTHQGRAAENVLFSTIIKEGDILPGNSHFDTTKGHIEFRKATAVDCTIDEAKDTQLEIPFKGNVDLNKLEDVLKKYPKEKIPAVILTVTNNTAGGQPVSMENIKEVSALCKKYGVLLLIDSARFAENAYFIKTREKGYGNKSIKEIVREIFFYADIMTMSSKKDAIVNMGGFLAMKSEELWKKCQMFCIMNEGFITYGGMSGRDMNALAQGLDEGTEFDYLETRIKQVEYLGKKLDEYGIPYQRPAGGHAIFVDAKKVLTHVPKEEFIAQTLAVELYLEAGIRGVEIGAILADRDPVTRENRYPDLELLRLAIPRRTYTNNHMDVIAAALKNVYDKRETIRHGYKITCENPIMRHFTVELEAIK
- a CDS encoding conserved hypothetical protein (Evidence 4 : Unknown function but conserved in other organisms); this translates as MNYICDEFNKNWEFMKKAILFSLIFILSIGFAKAQTTIEEYNYITKEYKSYLPIKEGYKLEDINTVIYSLNSVDRIFNFKKFIREETNEVAAILVEYVRVSKGRTYILYFCIPSENSSDGVWKIVQDTIEAFGTTEVRNAYIWALNKYISKTF
- a CDS encoding conserved hypothetical protein (Evidence 4 : Unknown function but conserved in other organisms), which codes for MIFKTFTQKQKPTAEEKSDIIQFLHQHLENFGDPINDIEKCIDYTLKEYESFGGFIISAYEKDEIVGVVVINKTGMKDYIPENILVYIATHKSYRGKGIGKELMLKAIDFADGNIALHVEPNNPAVKLYEKLGFTSKYLEMRLIKK